The nucleotide window TATTTCTCTCAACAATTATTGAAGTATCTCTTTTAAATAGATCAATTTTTTTATCTATGAAGATATCTTTTAGTTTCTTTCTATTTAACCTATCTCCTTTCTTTCTATTTCTAATAGATAAAACCTCCTTGCTTAAAGTATCATCAAAAAAAACAATCTTTCTTAAGTGCTCTATCTTAATACAATCACTCCCCTTTCCTTTTATTATTTTAAAAGCTTTTATTAGGTCTTTTTTAAATATATATATATTATCATAGGTTACCTCAAATATATAATTATTTGGCAAAGACAACCTCTTTGAATTCTTTAAATCTATAATTTTATTTATCTCATCAATTATGCTTCTACTTATCTGTATAGGCATAACCCTTGAGAGAAAAAAAAGCCTTTCAACCTTCTCTAGTTTTAAAAAATCTTTTTTATTTATTCTAATATAATCTTTTAGCGCTAAATAATCTACATCTATTTTCTTAGAAATATAATCACTAATTAGTTTAGATTCCTCTTGTATATAAGAGATATTTTTCAGAAAAGACCTATTTTTTTCTAGAATCTTTGCAACTATATTGTGTCTAACCCAATTCCTCAAAAATCTATCATCATTATTACTTTCATCAAAAATATACTCTAAATAATATGCATTATTATATTCTATCACTTCCTCTGTACTTATATCTAAAAGTGGTCTTTTTAGTACAGGGGAGGCATTAAAGCCCTTTAGACTAAAAATAGAGGTACCTCTCATTATCTTTATAAAGAAATTCTCAATTAAATCATTATAGGTGTGGGCCAACAATATGTAATCACAATTAAAGTTCTCTAAAGCTCTAAATAGCTCAGCATATCTTAATTTTCTTGCAGCTTCTTCAATGGACATTTTCTCATTATTTACAAGTTTATATACATCAATATTATATATTATTAAATCTAATCCTAATTGTTCACAGAATGCGCTACATTTTTTAATCTCTTGTTCTATATCTTTACGTAGATTGTGATTGATATAAACTGGAAACAGAGAATAATTAAATAAATGCCTTTTGACTGCTAGATAGTGTAGCAGTGCAGTAGAATCTTTCCCTCCTGAATAAGCAACAATTAATCTTTTATTTGCAAAATTATATAATTTAGAGAATAATTTATTATCAAATGATAAACTCATCATCCTTTATATATTTCCTTTCAAATTCACTCTTTTTCTCATCAAAACCCTTTCTACCCATTAATGCATAGGTATATTGTTTTCCCTCTTCTACTCCTGGTTGATCAAAGGGATTAATATTATATGTTAACCCAATAACTGCAACAACATACTGATATAACATAAATAATTGCCCAAGTGAACTCTCATCAATATTTTCTAAAACTAACTTTATTGTAGGTTTATCCTCACTTCTAAGTGAAACCTCTGTAGCTTTAAGTTCGATATTTATTAGAGATCCCAATTTCTTATCTTTAAGAAAATTAAAATCCTCTATTAATGAATCCTTTATATCAATATCCAAATCATG belongs to Deferribacterota bacterium and includes:
- the tilS gene encoding tRNA lysidine(34) synthetase TilS translates to MMSLSFDNKLFSKLYNFANKRLIVAYSGGKDSTALLHYLAVKRHLFNYSLFPVYINHNLRKDIEQEIKKCSAFCEQLGLDLIIYNIDVYKLVNNEKMSIEEAARKLRYAELFRALENFNCDYILLAHTYNDLIENFFIKIMRGTSIFSLKGFNASPVLKRPLLDISTEEVIEYNNAYYLEYIFDESNNDDRFLRNWVRHNIVAKILEKNRSFLKNISYIQEESKLISDYISKKIDVDYLALKDYIRINKKDFLKLEKVERLFFLSRVMPIQISRSIIDEINKIIDLKNSKRLSLPNNYIFEVTYDNIYIFKKDLIKAFKIIKGKGSDCIKIEHLRKIVFFDDTLSKEVLSIRNRKKGDRLNRKKLKDIFIDKKIDLFKRDTSIIVERNNNIVYVEHIYKDKNYSIKVYNEDERLCVS